The following proteins come from a genomic window of Candidatus Poseidoniia archaeon:
- a CDS encoding Rab family GTPase, with protein MAAKKISKKIVVLGDPAVGKTSLIRRFVIDAFDDKYLTTIGAKIVKKEVPLRSGGAKPDMDVTLMIWDIAGQKTLGNVKQAYYRGAEGAMIVCDITRRETLLSTIDWIKTLMQVTGEIPVVLLANKCDLMDQALFGDKEMQEVSNKLNAPFLLTSAKDGRNVNDAFQSIASQMIEGMG; from the coding sequence ATGGCAGCCAAGAAAATCTCGAAAAAAATAGTAGTGCTCGGCGACCCTGCCGTAGGCAAGACCAGCCTCATCCGGCGCTTCGTTATCGACGCCTTTGATGACAAGTACCTGACCACGATTGGGGCGAAGATTGTCAAGAAGGAGGTTCCGCTCCGCTCGGGCGGCGCGAAGCCGGACATGGATGTGACGCTGATGATCTGGGATATTGCCGGCCAGAAGACGCTCGGCAACGTCAAGCAGGCGTACTACCGTGGCGCTGAAGGGGCGATGATTGTCTGCGACATTACCCGCCGCGAGACGCTGCTATCGACGATTGACTGGATTAAGACCCTGATGCAGGTGACTGGCGAAATCCCGGTTGTACTGCTCGCCAACAAGTGTGACCTGATGGACCAGGCGCTCTTCGGTGACAAGGAGATGCAGGAAGTTTCCAACAAGCTGAATGCACCCTTCCTCCTCACATCTGCCAAGGATGGCCGGAACGTCAATGACGCTTTCCAGAGCATCGCTTCGCAGATGATCGAGGGGATGGGGTAA